Part of the Bacteroidales bacterium genome is shown below.
GCTCTGACCAACTGAGCTACATCGGCAATTTAAAGAACGCCCCGCGAGTGCATAATCCACCCTTAAAAAACGGTTTGCAAATGTATGAATTTAAATTTTATTTATCAAAATAAATATGTATATTTTTATAAATAGAATTTTCAGACACCTCTCTTCTTCTGCTTATGCTTGGTAATCTGCTTTTTGAGAGCCTCTATAGCTTCATCTGTTGATTCTTCAAAAGTCTTGGTTTGCTTCTTTGCAAATAAGGGCCCACCCGGTAACTCCAGCTTTATTTCGCTAATTTTGTTCTCCCTCTCCTGATCTTTATCAAGCCTGAGAAAAACCTCGGCATTAACAATATCGTCACTAAACTGGGTGAGTTTATCCAGTTTCTGATGAACAAAGTCGGTTAGCTTTTTGTCGGCATCAAACCGAACTGAATGAATCTGAATGTTCATAGTAGTACCTCCTTATTGATTGGTTAATATTTAGGCTCGGGGGTGAGCCTGTTTGTATATTTTTTTTAATTTTTCAAATGTATTGTGGGTATATATCTGCGTCGCCGATAAATTGGCATGTCCAAGCAGTTCTTTTATAGAATTCAGATCAGCTCCGCGGTTTAGCATGTGGGTCGCAAAGGTATGACGCAAAATATGAGGACTCTTCTTTTCAATCGTAGTCACCATTGCAAGATATGTATTTACTATAGTATAAACATATTTATCATACAACTTGTTTCCCTTATCCGTGACAAAAAACCAATCTCCCTCAGGATCAACTGTTTTTTCATCCCTTAATTTAATATATTCTTGCAGCCGCACATTAAATGATTTGACAAGAGGTATGATCCTTTGCTTATTCCTTTTCCCCGTTACCTTAACAGTTCCTTCTGAAAGATCAATATCGCTATTCCTCAGTCCAATCAGTTCTGCCCTTCTCATTCCGGTCATATACAGCATCTCAATTATTGTCCGGTTTCTTACACCGGCAAAACCATCACCGAATGCCTTGACATCAAGCAGATCACCCATGGCAGCCTCCTCAACAAATACGGGAAGAGTTTTTTTCCGTTTCGGAAGAACTACTTTTTCGAGGGGATCAGTTTTCAGGACACCTTCTTTTCTCAGATAACGATAAAATACCCTTAAACAGGATATTTTTCTGTGAACGCTTACAGTGGTGTAGTTATTATCGAGCATGCTGACTATCCATGCCCTTATGTCGTGTGAGGTAACTGTTACCGGATCTTCAGGAAGCCCATTCTCCGACAGGAAGGAATGAAACTGATCCAGATCATTCATATATGACCTGACAGTATGCGGCGAGTACCGCTTTTCAGTCTGTAAATATTGTAAGAACGATTCCTTAAGGCTCATGAAGGAACCTCCATACATATTATGTTAAATAAAGAGATACCGGGAAACGAACTATTCTTCGCTTTCCTGCATCTTCTGAACGTACATTGCCTTCTTGATTTCTTCTCTCCGGCGTACTGAGGGCTTAACAAAAGCCTGACGTGAACGTAATTCGCGGATCACTCCCGTCTTTTCAAATTTTCTTTTGAACTTCTTTAAAGCTCTTTCGATGTTTTCGCCTTCTTTTAATGGTACAATGATCATAATTGAAAATTCAGTTTTTAAACGAGGCGCAAAGTTAGAAATAGAAAAACTCTTTTCAAAACAATTATGGATTAAAATTAATCATGATGGTTAGTTTTTAATATTTGGAAACTACTTTGTGATCAGTTTAATCATTTAAGAATAACTTAAAAATACGAAATTTTATGACTGAAACCAAATAAAACTTGTAAAATCGGAGTTGTTACGAGTGAAATGCCAATCAATTGCAGAAACTGCTCCCCCTTACAAGGGGGCTGGGGGGATGTC
Proteins encoded:
- the raiA gene encoding ribosome-associated translation inhibitor RaiA, with protein sequence MNIQIHSVRFDADKKLTDFVHQKLDKLTQFSDDIVNAEVFLRLDKDQERENKISEIKLELPGGPLFAKKQTKTFEESTDEAIEALKKQITKHKQKKRGV
- a CDS encoding tyrosine-type recombinase/integrase; amino-acid sequence: MSLKESFLQYLQTEKRYSPHTVRSYMNDLDQFHSFLSENGLPEDPVTVTSHDIRAWIVSMLDNNYTTVSVHRKISCLRVFYRYLRKEGVLKTDPLEKVVLPKRKKTLPVFVEEAAMGDLLDVKAFGDGFAGVRNRTIIEMLYMTGMRRAELIGLRNSDIDLSEGTVKVTGKRNKQRIIPLVKSFNVRLQEYIKLRDEKTVDPEGDWFFVTDKGNKLYDKYVYTIVNTYLAMVTTIEKKSPHILRHTFATHMLNRGADLNSIKELLGHANLSATQIYTHNTFEKLKKIYKQAHPRA
- a CDS encoding 30S ribosomal protein S21, encoding MIIVPLKEGENIERALKKFKRKFEKTGVIRELRSRQAFVKPSVRRREEIKKAMYVQKMQESEE